The following are from one region of the Advenella mimigardefordensis DPN7 genome:
- a CDS encoding tripartite tricarboxylate transporter substrate binding protein BugE: MQLWSRIALSAAISGLVASSAYAAGDYPTQPIRVIVPFAPGGSTDIVARIVVQEMSKIIGVSMVIENKAGAGGAIGAADAARAKPDGYTLSIATVSTMAVNPACRPDDLTYDPVKDFAPVSNFVNTPNVVEVHPSFPASNFKEFVAELKKHPKEYSYASPGVCSIAHLMGEAFKQQLGVEISHVPYKGAGPALTDVVGGQVKVMFDNLPSSMPNIQSGKLKPIVLAWPERIKELPDLPTYAQEGYPDLNNGVFYGLLAPAGTPREIIEKLNKTATEALKAPNVVAALQKQGAIPDPGSPEHFAEEIKKQYDIAKDIVKKGNLQMKRN, encoded by the coding sequence ATGCAACTCTGGTCCCGTATTGCCCTGTCTGCCGCCATAAGCGGCCTTGTGGCTTCGTCCGCATATGCCGCCGGCGATTATCCTACCCAACCGATCCGCGTCATTGTGCCCTTTGCTCCTGGTGGCTCCACCGATATCGTGGCGCGTATCGTTGTGCAGGAAATGTCGAAAATTATTGGTGTGTCCATGGTCATCGAGAACAAGGCCGGTGCCGGCGGTGCGATTGGCGCAGCCGACGCAGCCCGCGCCAAACCGGATGGCTACACACTAAGTATTGCGACGGTCTCTACCATGGCGGTCAATCCCGCCTGTCGTCCGGACGACCTGACCTATGACCCGGTCAAAGACTTTGCACCGGTCTCCAATTTTGTTAATACGCCTAACGTGGTTGAGGTCCATCCCTCATTCCCCGCCAGCAATTTCAAGGAATTCGTCGCGGAGCTCAAAAAGCATCCCAAAGAATATTCCTATGCCTCACCCGGCGTATGCAGTATTGCGCATCTGATGGGAGAAGCCTTCAAACAGCAACTGGGCGTAGAGATCAGCCACGTACCGTATAAGGGTGCCGGCCCGGCATTGACCGATGTGGTGGGTGGCCAGGTCAAAGTGATGTTCGATAACCTGCCCTCGTCCATGCCTAATATCCAGAGCGGCAAACTCAAGCCTATCGTACTTGCATGGCCCGAGCGCATCAAGGAACTACCGGACTTGCCCACCTACGCACAGGAAGGATATCCCGATCTGAACAATGGTGTATTCTATGGACTGCTGGCGCCGGCAGGCACGCCCAGGGAAATCATCGAGAAACTGAACAAAACGGCCACCGAAGCACTTAAGGCACCAAACGTCGTAGCCGCTTTGCAGAAACAGGGAGCCATTCCCGATCCTGGCTCACCGGAGCATTTTGCCGAAGAAATCAAGAAACAGTATGATATTGCCAAAGACATTGTGAAGAAAGGCAATTTGCAGATGAAGCGCAACTGA
- a CDS encoding DMT family transporter, with product MTSAHSVKPSLWWSWGAPIVFILLWSSGFSFGKIGLQYAEPLTLLSLRYACVVIALLPVQHILGLSWPATRREWSNICIVGLLIQFIYFSFSYVGMKQGVSAGTVALIVSLQPILVGICAPKLTGERQSLLQWLGLALGLIGAVIVITSGASLQAGSWFGLVLVVISLFALTAGVLYERISSSGVAGPHPVTTNIIQCAIGLVFCLPLALLMETNHIEFNWPFTGALAYLVLCNSIITISLLLAMVRRQQAARVSALFFLVPACASVVAMFMLGETMAPAGWIGMTVAIAGVLLASTSTATTKKSTANTLTANAQTPGRAPHGRSTR from the coding sequence ATGACCTCTGCCCATTCAGTCAAACCCAGCCTCTGGTGGTCCTGGGGTGCGCCTATTGTCTTTATCCTGTTGTGGTCGTCGGGCTTCAGTTTCGGCAAAATCGGATTGCAATATGCCGAACCTCTCACCCTGCTGTCCCTGCGTTATGCCTGCGTGGTCATCGCCCTGCTGCCGGTACAACATATACTTGGCCTGTCGTGGCCGGCGACGCGTCGCGAGTGGAGCAACATATGTATTGTGGGCTTGCTGATTCAGTTCATCTATTTTAGTTTCAGCTACGTCGGCATGAAACAGGGGGTGAGCGCGGGCACCGTGGCACTGATCGTCTCGCTGCAACCCATTCTGGTGGGCATTTGCGCCCCGAAGCTGACCGGTGAGCGCCAAAGCCTGCTGCAATGGCTCGGACTGGCACTGGGTCTGATTGGCGCCGTAATCGTGATTACTTCAGGCGCTTCCCTGCAGGCCGGCTCCTGGTTCGGTCTGGTGCTGGTGGTTATTTCGCTATTTGCTTTGACTGCGGGTGTGCTTTATGAACGGATCAGCAGCTCAGGCGTCGCAGGCCCCCATCCGGTTACCACCAACATCATTCAATGCGCGATTGGCCTGGTGTTCTGTCTGCCCCTGGCCTTGCTGATGGAAACCAATCACATTGAGTTCAACTGGCCATTTACCGGCGCGCTGGCCTATCTGGTGCTGTGCAATTCAATTATCACCATATCATTGCTGCTGGCTATGGTCAGGCGACAGCAGGCGGCCAGAGTGTCTGCCCTCTTCTTTCTGGTGCCGGCGTGCGCATCGGTCGTGGCCATGTTCATGCTGGGCGAAACCATGGCGCCTGCCGGATGGATCGGTATGACGGTAGCCATTGCAGGCGTCTTGCTGGCCAGCACCAGTACTGCAACGACTAAAAAATCAACGGCCAATACATTAACCGCCAATGCGCAAACGCCCGGTCGCGCGCCACACGGCCGTTCGACGCGGTAA